The following proteins are encoded in a genomic region of Tigriopus californicus strain San Diego chromosome 6, Tcal_SD_v2.1, whole genome shotgun sequence:
- the LOC131882697 gene encoding CTD nuclear envelope phosphatase 1-like → MPVSPAPPASSSFSSSSSSTSCGSIALSVGVKSSSGRHWGGPSWLRWIGGFIWTWIKMLRSLETSVRAVMVIAAKVWSFLCYIIKKQTRTIIQHKTIKYNIYPLSPISEHRLNLRQVKRKVLVLDLDETLIHSHHDGVLRQTVKPGTPADFILKVTIDRHPVRFFVHKRPHVDFFLEVVSQWYELVVFTASMEIYGTAVADKLDSNRGILRRRYYRQHCTLDYGSYTKDLSAINADLASIFILDNSPGAYRSYPDNAIPIKSWFNDPSDTALLNLLPVLDALRFVSDVRSVLCRNRQAIN, encoded by the exons ATGCCCGTGAGCCCCGCCCCTCCtgcctcctcttctttttcttcttcttcttcctccactTCTTGTGGCTCAATCGCCCTCTCCGTGGGCGTCAAGTCGTCCTCGGGGCGGCATTGGGGCGGTCCCAGTTGGTTGAGGTGGATTGGCGGGTTCATCTGGACTTGGATCAAGATGTTGCGGAGTTTGGAGACCTCGGTCAGGGCCGTCATGGTCATCGCGGCCAAAGTTTGGTCATTCCTGTGCTACATTATCAAGAAACAAACACGCACC ATTATCCAACACAAGACGATCAAATACAATATATATCCCCTATCACCCATCTCAGAGCACAGATTGA ATTTGCGTCAAGTGAAACGTAAAGTTCTGGTCTTGGACCTGGACGAGACCCTCATACATTCCCATCATGATGGGGTGTTGCGACAGACGGTCAAGCCGGGTACTCCAGCCGATTTTATCCTCAAAGTCACGATCGATCGCCATCCAGTGCGATTCTTCGTTCACAAAAGGCCACATGTGGATTTCTTCCTCGAAGTG GTCTCACAATGGTATGAGCTCGTGGTATTCACGGCCAGTATGGAAATTTATGGCACGGCCGTGGCTGACAAGTTGGATAGCAACCGAGGCATCCTTCGTCGACGCTATTACCGCCAGCATTGTACACTCGATTACGGGTCCTACACCAAGGACTTGTCTGCAATTAACGCCGACCTCGCATCCATATTCATTCTGGATAACTCGCCGGGAGCGTATCGATCCTACCCAG ACAACGCAATTCCCATCAAATCCTGGTTCAACGATCCGTCTGACACGGCGTTGCTGAATCTTCTGCCCGTGCTGGACGCCCTCCGTTTTGTGTCCGATGTGCGCTCAGTGTTGTGTCGGAATCGTCAGGCcatcaattga